From one Bordetella genomosp. 9 genomic stretch:
- a CDS encoding nucleotide pyrophosphohydrolase: protein MAKGLVDVDGAAKALRQFAEERDWQRFHSPKNLVMALTGEVGELVEIFQWMSEADSHRAATAPQTAQAVRDELADVALYLIRLADVLGVDLDAAIASKLVSNAAKYPVETSRGVSTKYDALPRQ, encoded by the coding sequence ATGGCAAAAGGGTTGGTCGACGTCGATGGCGCGGCGAAGGCGCTCAGGCAATTTGCCGAGGAGCGGGATTGGCAGCGATTCCATTCGCCCAAGAACCTGGTGATGGCGCTTACGGGCGAGGTCGGTGAGCTTGTCGAGATCTTTCAGTGGATGAGCGAGGCCGATTCACACCGCGCTGCCACCGCGCCCCAAACGGCACAGGCGGTGCGGGATGAACTCGCCGACGTTGCCCTGTACCTTATCCGTCTCGCGGACGTGCTCGGGGTCGACCTCGACGCGGCCATCGCCAGCAAGCTCGTCTCGAATGCCGCGAAATACCCGGTCGAGACATCGCGCGGGGTGAGCACGAAATACGATGCGCTGCCGAGGCAGTGA
- a CDS encoding Lnb N-terminal periplasmic domain-containing protein gives MTALAAAAMVAGGVWGALALWFQSPLDGRLRLLPSLAWLGMMAAALAGLAAGRPWAAALFGVMLAGLLAWWFLGLRPSNSRDWMPEVARITHGSVDGDILTLHNVRNFDWRSATDFDARWETRRYDLAKLASVDLALSYWGRPAIAHALVSFGFTDGQYLVFSVEIRRKRGDTFSEIGGFFRQYELSVLASTEEDSLRVRTNVRGEDGYLYHVHMPAGAPRKLLLSYVDTATRLLRHPRFYNTLTANCITIAYRLADRIVPGLPLDYRLLLSGYLPEYLYRIGALSGADSVQAYRAAGRYTDRARATRDPAEFSRNIRRGVPGIGGEA, from the coding sequence ATGACGGCGTTGGCCGCGGCCGCGATGGTGGCTGGCGGCGTGTGGGGCGCGCTGGCGCTGTGGTTCCAGTCGCCCCTGGACGGACGACTGCGCCTGCTGCCGTCGCTGGCGTGGCTCGGCATGATGGCCGCCGCGCTGGCGGGACTGGCGGCCGGCCGCCCGTGGGCCGCGGCGCTGTTCGGCGTCATGCTGGCCGGACTGCTGGCCTGGTGGTTCCTGGGCCTGCGGCCGTCCAATTCACGAGACTGGATGCCCGAGGTGGCGCGAATCACCCACGGCTCGGTCGATGGCGATATCCTGACCTTGCACAATGTGCGCAACTTCGACTGGCGCAGCGCGACCGATTTCGACGCCCGCTGGGAAACCCGCCGCTACGACTTGGCGAAGCTGGCATCGGTGGACCTGGCGCTCTCGTATTGGGGCCGGCCCGCGATCGCGCATGCGCTGGTCTCGTTCGGCTTCACGGACGGCCAGTACCTGGTGTTCTCGGTGGAGATCCGCCGCAAGCGGGGCGACACGTTTTCCGAGATCGGCGGGTTCTTCCGCCAGTACGAACTGTCGGTGCTGGCCTCGACGGAGGAAGACAGCCTGCGGGTGCGTACCAACGTGCGGGGTGAAGACGGCTACCTTTACCATGTCCACATGCCGGCCGGCGCGCCGCGCAAGCTGTTGCTCTCATACGTGGACACCGCTACGCGCCTGCTGCGGCATCCGCGCTTCTACAACACGCTGACGGCCAACTGCATCACGATCGCGTACCGGCTTGCCGACAGGATCGTGCCCGGGCTGCCGCTGGACTACCGGCTGCTGCTGTCGGGCTATCTGCCGGAATACCTGTATCGGATCGGCGCGCTGTCGGGGGCGGACAGCGTCCAGGCTTATCGCGCCGCCGGGCGATACACCGACCGGGCGCGGGCGACGCGGGATCCGGCGGAGTTTTCGCGGAATATACGGCGCGGGGTGCCGGGGATTGGGGGCGAGGCCTAG
- a CDS encoding HdeD family acid-resistance protein, with amino-acid sequence MSHLVLLLLGIEYLHRRARALAICGLLMLAAGAVIFIDALDGVLYFPLDFFAALLVIEGIATLSIAKSGVGGQRVLRYTKGVFVLLAGTLVLAGQHHGNFVLSMMFGLLFLVDGLIQCIAAYVVRYPRWRVVFASGVAEVLLAIFFFQPYPTHYAGTVPYCVGLFLAISGLKLLWLARRVRNLDANPALASNPDPSFMPTRVDGPARKVFDGPPLPSERALTVHVWTPSGSAKTETRHYPVVNRYIAAVGVNGVVSTGHAALESPEGVYISLYPAEEIDHSPEQFGALLRATADNNVPGIYQPDYATESKAWCPSTAQVRIRNYDAAKLRAFWDDYRAVEIYNLTHRNCSSSVSAALEAALDGVVGRLHGPEAGWGALWRLLLTPELWVAAQIRKRALTMAWTPGLTLDYARALSMLADPRPFGWWKVSQAALRQMAALRAAWRRQDREAVARNAQTHTQTQS; translated from the coding sequence ATGAGCCACCTGGTCCTGCTGCTGCTGGGTATCGAGTATTTGCACAGGCGCGCCCGCGCGCTGGCCATTTGCGGCCTGCTGATGCTGGCGGCGGGCGCGGTGATCTTCATCGACGCGCTCGACGGGGTACTCTACTTTCCCCTGGATTTTTTCGCCGCGCTGCTGGTGATCGAAGGCATCGCGACGCTGTCCATCGCCAAGTCGGGCGTCGGCGGCCAACGGGTGCTGCGCTATACCAAGGGCGTCTTCGTACTGCTTGCCGGCACCCTGGTGCTGGCGGGACAGCACCACGGCAATTTCGTGCTGTCGATGATGTTCGGCCTGCTGTTCCTGGTGGATGGCCTGATACAGTGCATCGCCGCCTACGTCGTGCGCTATCCCCGCTGGCGCGTGGTGTTCGCGTCCGGGGTGGCCGAGGTGCTGCTGGCGATCTTCTTCTTCCAGCCTTATCCCACCCACTACGCCGGCACGGTGCCGTACTGCGTCGGCCTGTTCCTGGCGATATCGGGCCTGAAGCTGCTGTGGCTCGCGCGCCGCGTGCGCAATCTGGACGCCAATCCGGCGCTGGCCAGCAATCCCGATCCGTCCTTCATGCCGACGCGCGTCGACGGCCCGGCGCGGAAAGTGTTCGACGGCCCGCCGCTGCCCAGCGAGCGCGCCTTGACCGTGCACGTGTGGACGCCATCGGGCTCGGCCAAGACCGAGACGCGCCATTATCCGGTGGTCAACCGCTATATCGCGGCGGTCGGCGTCAACGGCGTGGTCTCCACGGGCCATGCCGCGCTGGAGTCGCCCGAGGGGGTGTACATCAGCCTGTATCCGGCGGAGGAAATCGATCACTCGCCCGAGCAGTTCGGCGCGTTGCTGCGCGCCACCGCGGACAACAACGTGCCGGGCATCTACCAGCCCGACTACGCCACCGAGTCCAAGGCCTGGTGCCCATCGACCGCGCAGGTGCGTATCCGCAATTACGATGCGGCGAAGCTGCGGGCGTTCTGGGACGACTACCGCGCCGTCGAGATCTACAACCTGACGCACCGCAACTGCTCCAGTTCGGTGTCGGCAGCGCTCGAAGCGGCGCTGGACGGCGTGGTGGGCCGCCTGCACGGTCCGGAGGCAGGCTGGGGCGCGCTGTGGCGCCTGCTGCTGACGCCGGAGCTTTGGGTGGCGGCGCAGATACGCAAGCGTGCCCTGACCATGGCCTGGACGCCAGGCCTGACGCTGGACTACGCGCGCGCGCTCAGCATGTTGGCCGATCCGCGGCCATTCGGTTGGTGGAAGGTGTCGCAGGCGGCGCTGCGTCAGATGGCGGCGCTGCGCGCTGCCTGGCGTCGCCAGGATCGCGAAGCGGTCGCACGCAATGCGCAGACCCACACCCAGACCCAGTCATGA
- a CDS encoding sensor domain-containing diguanylate cyclase, translating to MFRIDLRRLILWLCLCSVLLALGNSFYASYRVQREILLTNTLEGNHAYAAKLANTTDNFIKTIRQELAYSAGMLADMETGPDRAVAETQRLMRQNDHFNSVLVVDATGVIQTVDPPMAALIGARLDSEPVQRALRSRQPQVSEPYLGVTGRWVILNSQPIVDRGGRYLGFIAGTLYLHEENALHFLLGEHYYRDGSFLFVVDRTGKLIYHPEKGRIGESVAKNPAVADIMRGVSGERRLINTKGIDMLAGYAVVPSTGWGLIAQRPVEGTLQRLDDLLWMTIRNSLPLMLILLLGIGWLSKLIAQPLWQLARAAKQMDETDASDRIRSVKSWYFESAQLKRALLTGLGSINHKIRSLRRESTTDALTALLNRRGLMRALDEFAATGMPFAVAVIDIDNFKAINDSHGHDMGDDVIRMLASLMRHGSRSNDVLGRAGGEEFTMLLPATSLDDAVRAAERLRAAMENTINPTGSKVTISIGVSRYPDHGNDVYAVLKEADKALYQAKNHGRNLTCVAAPADPEGFRFATRQAA from the coding sequence ATGTTCAGAATCGACCTGCGCCGTCTCATCCTTTGGCTGTGCCTGTGTTCGGTGCTGCTGGCGCTCGGCAACAGCTTCTACGCCAGCTACCGCGTCCAGCGTGAGATCCTGCTCACGAACACGCTGGAGGGCAACCACGCCTACGCCGCCAAGCTCGCCAACACGACCGACAACTTCATCAAGACCATCCGGCAGGAGCTCGCCTACAGCGCCGGCATGCTGGCGGACATGGAGACCGGGCCCGACCGCGCCGTCGCGGAGACCCAGCGGCTCATGCGGCAGAACGATCACTTCAATTCAGTGCTCGTCGTCGACGCAACGGGGGTGATTCAAACGGTGGACCCGCCGATGGCCGCGCTGATCGGCGCCCGGCTCGACAGCGAACCCGTACAGCGGGCCCTGCGTTCGCGCCAGCCGCAGGTCAGCGAACCTTACCTGGGCGTGACCGGGCGCTGGGTCATCCTGAATTCACAACCGATCGTCGACCGTGGCGGCCGCTATCTGGGCTTCATCGCCGGCACGCTGTACCTGCACGAAGAAAACGCGCTGCATTTCCTGCTGGGCGAACACTATTACCGCGATGGGTCCTTCCTGTTCGTGGTCGATCGCACCGGCAAGCTGATCTATCACCCGGAAAAGGGGCGCATCGGCGAGTCGGTCGCGAAGAATCCGGCGGTGGCGGACATCATGCGCGGCGTGTCCGGCGAGCGCCGCCTGATCAACACCAAGGGTATCGACATGCTGGCCGGCTATGCGGTGGTCCCCTCCACCGGCTGGGGCCTGATCGCCCAACGGCCCGTCGAAGGCACGCTGCAGCGCCTGGACGACCTGCTGTGGATGACGATCCGCAACTCGCTGCCGCTGATGCTCATTCTGCTGCTCGGCATCGGCTGGCTGTCCAAGCTGATTGCCCAGCCCCTGTGGCAGCTGGCGCGCGCCGCCAAGCAGATGGACGAAACGGATGCGTCCGACCGCATACGCAGCGTCAAGTCCTGGTACTTCGAGTCCGCGCAGTTGAAACGCGCCTTGCTCACTGGGCTGGGCAGCATCAATCACAAGATCCGCAGCCTGCGCCGCGAATCCACCACGGATGCGCTGACCGCCTTGCTGAACCGCCGCGGGTTGATGCGGGCGCTCGATGAATTCGCGGCCACGGGCATGCCGTTCGCGGTGGCGGTCATCGATATCGATAACTTCAAGGCGATCAACGACAGCCACGGCCATGACATGGGCGACGACGTCATCCGCATGCTGGCGTCGCTGATGCGCCATGGCTCGCGCAGCAATGACGTGCTGGGCCGCGCCGGCGGCGAAGAGTTCACCATGCTGCTGCCCGCGACCTCGCTGGACGACGCCGTCCGCGCCGCCGAACGCCTGCGCGCCGCCATGGAAAACACCATCAACCCGACGGGCAGCAAGGTGACCATCTCCATCGGCGTATCGCGCTATCCCGACCACGGCAACGACGTCTACGCCGTGTTGAAAGAGGCTGACAAGGCGCTCTACCAGGCCAAGAACCATGGCCGCAACCTGACCTGCGTCGCCGCCCCGGCCGACCCGGAAGGCTTTCGCTTCGCCACGCGCCAGGCGGCCTGA
- a CDS encoding AsmA family protein, giving the protein MARRNKILAGIAAAIILILVAVVVFLATLDANRFKPFVEEKASAALGRQVAINGDLRLEWRRPEDEHGWRAWIPWAELTAGDISVANTDWGKAPKFATLKQLQFQVGLLPLLTHRVALRHIQLGEPAVNLERLADGRANWEFQPQQDQDKDADKQPSAWALDVREIAFDKGTVAYLDATRQADVQVVVDPLGKPISIANLAGAEIAGDLSGSKRAASGSAAQPAQADGKGQGGQAGQAGQSNPAGQPGQPGASDAYVFGWQAKGKYKGLPVDAQGKVGGVLALQDTDKPFPLEVKAALGHTKASAVGTLTNPTHLGALDLRLTLSGASMADLFPLIGVALPDTPPYSTDGRLVGRLNEPQGAVYEYRGFNGKVGDSDIHGDLTFTDSKPRPRLQGQFTSNLLRFADLGPLVGADTGKGSGGKADSDSAKVAKAERASGQATDSGKTPSDQPADKALPVQEFRTDRWNAMDADVSLKAKRIVQTADLPITDLQVRAVMQNGALALTPLRFGMAGGTLDADIHLDGSKKPMPGRAKISARRLQLPKLFPKVESMKRSLGELNGDVALSGTGNSVAALLATANGETKILINDGVISASLMELAGLNVGNYIVARLFGDQEVPINCAAADVKVKDGLATPDLFVFDTENAVINIDGSVNFKNEAIDLDITPHSKGLRIISLRSPLYVDGTLKNPKAGVKVAPLLARGAGMVALGAVLTPAAGLLALIVPSNSGAENQCSTLLQQMKQPPKAPPPKPAAKARQAR; this is encoded by the coding sequence ATGGCGCGTAGAAACAAAATCCTTGCCGGTATCGCAGCCGCGATAATTTTAATCCTGGTAGCCGTGGTCGTGTTCCTGGCGACGCTGGACGCGAACCGCTTCAAGCCTTTTGTCGAAGAGAAGGCCTCGGCCGCGCTGGGGCGGCAGGTGGCCATCAACGGCGATCTGCGGCTGGAATGGCGGCGTCCGGAGGACGAGCATGGCTGGCGGGCCTGGATCCCCTGGGCGGAACTGACCGCGGGCGACATCTCGGTCGCGAATACGGACTGGGGCAAGGCGCCGAAGTTCGCCACGCTGAAACAACTGCAATTCCAGGTGGGGCTGTTGCCCTTGCTGACGCATCGGGTGGCCTTGCGGCATATCCAGCTCGGCGAGCCGGCGGTGAACCTGGAGCGCCTGGCCGACGGGCGCGCGAACTGGGAGTTCCAGCCGCAGCAGGATCAGGACAAGGACGCCGACAAGCAGCCGTCGGCATGGGCCCTGGACGTGCGCGAGATCGCCTTCGACAAAGGGACGGTGGCGTATCTGGACGCAACCCGCCAGGCGGATGTGCAGGTCGTGGTGGATCCGCTGGGCAAGCCCATCTCCATCGCCAATCTGGCGGGGGCGGAGATCGCCGGGGACCTGAGCGGATCGAAACGGGCCGCCAGCGGATCCGCCGCGCAGCCGGCGCAAGCCGATGGCAAGGGCCAGGGCGGGCAGGCTGGGCAAGCCGGGCAGTCGAACCCGGCGGGCCAGCCGGGTCAGCCAGGTGCAAGCGATGCCTACGTTTTTGGCTGGCAGGCCAAGGGCAAGTACAAGGGCCTGCCTGTCGATGCGCAAGGCAAGGTGGGCGGCGTGCTGGCGCTGCAGGACACCGACAAGCCCTTCCCGCTGGAGGTCAAGGCCGCATTGGGACACACCAAGGCATCCGCTGTCGGCACCTTGACCAATCCGACGCACCTGGGCGCGCTGGATCTGCGCCTGACCTTGTCCGGCGCCAGCATGGCCGACCTGTTTCCCCTGATCGGCGTGGCCTTGCCGGATACGCCGCCCTACAGTACCGACGGCCGGCTCGTGGGGCGCCTGAACGAACCGCAGGGCGCGGTCTATGAGTATCGCGGCTTCAACGGCAAGGTCGGCGACAGCGATATCCATGGCGACCTGACGTTCACCGACAGCAAGCCGCGGCCACGCTTGCAGGGGCAGTTCACCTCCAACCTGCTGCGCTTCGCCGACCTGGGGCCGCTGGTGGGCGCCGATACCGGCAAGGGCAGCGGCGGCAAGGCGGACTCGGACAGCGCCAAGGTGGCGAAGGCCGAGCGCGCGTCGGGCCAGGCTACCGATAGCGGCAAGACGCCTTCCGACCAGCCGGCGGACAAGGCATTGCCGGTGCAGGAGTTCCGCACCGACCGCTGGAACGCCATGGACGCCGACGTGAGCCTGAAGGCCAAGAGAATCGTCCAGACCGCCGACCTGCCCATCACCGACCTGCAGGTGCGCGCGGTCATGCAGAACGGCGCGCTGGCGCTGACGCCTCTGCGCTTCGGCATGGCGGGCGGCACGCTGGACGCCGATATCCATCTGGACGGTTCGAAGAAGCCCATGCCCGGCCGCGCCAAGATTTCCGCGCGGCGCCTGCAACTGCCGAAGTTGTTTCCCAAGGTGGAAAGCATGAAACGCAGCCTGGGCGAGTTGAACGGCGATGTTGCCTTGAGCGGCACCGGCAATTCGGTGGCGGCGCTGCTGGCCACCGCCAACGGCGAGACCAAAATCCTGATCAACGATGGCGTGATCAGCGCCAGCCTGATGGAGCTGGCGGGCCTGAACGTGGGCAACTACATCGTCGCCAGGCTGTTCGGCGACCAGGAGGTGCCCATCAACTGCGCGGCGGCCGACGTCAAGGTGAAGGATGGCCTGGCGACCCCCGACCTGTTCGTGTTCGATACCGAGAATGCGGTGATCAATATCGACGGCTCGGTGAACTTCAAGAACGAAGCGATCGACCTGGACATCACGCCGCATAGCAAGGGCCTGCGCATCATCTCGCTGCGTTCGCCGCTGTATGTGGATGGCACGCTGAAGAATCCCAAGGCCGGCGTGAAGGTCGCGCCCTTGCTGGCGCGGGGCGCCGGCATGGTGGCCCTGGGCGCGGTGCTGACCCCGGCGGCGGGCCTGCTGGCCCTGATCGTGCCGAGCAATTCGGGCGCCGAGAACCAGTGCTCCACCCTGCTGCAACAGATGAAGCAGCCGCCCAAGGCGCCGCCGCCGAAGCCGGCCGCGAAAGCCCGGCAGGCTCGATAG
- a CDS encoding LTA synthase family protein — protein MRQLCFVFIVAALIMLTISRLALAAWQRERVRNAGGLWPILRGGWRIDAHEVAVLAIAPAVFAPWLGHFPTAAAITSVWFQAAWLLLVFMEVATPPFILEYDARPNRLFVEYLKHPREVSGMLWRGFKGPLVGGLVVVALAAWAGHAMFGSPRPDAALAWWQMPLYSVAALAIGILAIRGTLQHRPINPSTVAYCGDGMLNMLPLNSLYSVLYAVYSMKNEKSASAVYGDMPDEEMHAQVLQAAGLPHPPADPAYPSMHLQTPGQRRARPLNLVIILEESLGAQYVANLGGQALTPCLDALARDGWNFTRAYATGTRSVRGLEAVVTGFMPTPAQAVVKLPDAQRGFFTLADLLGRQGYHSRFIYGGEAHFDNMKGFFLGNGFNQIVDRGEFVDPQFVGTWGASDEDMFNQLHRLLSSDGEQPTFTLAFTVSNHTPWEYPTGRIQPDGNPATVENTVRYADWALGRFFEQARNSAYWENTVFLIAADHDSRVSGASLVPVRHFHIPALILGADVAARRDDRIISQVDLAPTLLSLMGVESRHPMLGRDLTRALQEGDPGRAIMQYGDNYGYLKGDRLLVLGPQKAPVQYRYGQPETYEAAPVDAGLVREALAHALWPSWAYREGRYALPALHGSASRTAPSLRSGLERA, from the coding sequence ATGCGGCAACTGTGTTTCGTTTTTATCGTCGCGGCGCTGATCATGCTGACCATCAGCCGGTTGGCGCTGGCAGCCTGGCAGCGTGAGCGGGTGCGCAATGCCGGCGGCCTCTGGCCCATCCTGCGGGGCGGCTGGCGCATCGACGCGCACGAGGTCGCCGTGCTGGCCATCGCACCGGCCGTCTTCGCGCCCTGGCTGGGTCATTTCCCGACCGCGGCCGCCATCACCTCGGTCTGGTTCCAGGCGGCATGGCTGCTGCTGGTATTCATGGAAGTCGCCACGCCGCCCTTCATTCTCGAATACGACGCCCGCCCCAACCGCCTTTTCGTCGAATACCTGAAGCACCCGCGCGAAGTCTCCGGCATGTTGTGGCGCGGCTTCAAGGGCCCGCTGGTGGGCGGCCTGGTCGTGGTCGCGCTGGCCGCGTGGGCCGGCCACGCCATGTTCGGTTCGCCGCGCCCCGACGCCGCCCTGGCCTGGTGGCAGATGCCGCTGTACAGCGTGGCCGCCCTGGCGATCGGCATACTGGCCATACGGGGCACGCTGCAACATCGCCCCATCAATCCGTCCACGGTGGCCTACTGCGGCGACGGCATGCTGAACATGCTGCCGCTGAACTCTCTATATAGTGTGCTGTACGCCGTCTACAGCATGAAGAACGAGAAATCGGCGTCCGCCGTCTACGGCGACATGCCGGACGAAGAAATGCACGCGCAGGTGTTGCAGGCCGCCGGCCTCCCGCACCCGCCGGCGGACCCGGCCTATCCCAGCATGCATCTGCAGACGCCCGGGCAACGCCGGGCGCGCCCGCTGAACCTGGTCATCATCCTGGAAGAAAGCCTGGGCGCCCAATATGTGGCCAACCTGGGCGGGCAGGCGCTGACGCCATGCCTGGATGCGCTGGCACGCGATGGCTGGAATTTCACGCGGGCCTATGCCACCGGCACGCGCTCGGTGCGCGGCCTGGAAGCGGTCGTCACCGGCTTTATGCCGACCCCGGCGCAGGCCGTGGTCAAACTGCCTGATGCGCAACGCGGTTTCTTCACGCTGGCGGATCTGCTGGGCCGGCAGGGCTACCATTCCCGCTTCATCTACGGCGGCGAAGCGCACTTCGACAACATGAAGGGCTTCTTCCTGGGCAACGGTTTCAACCAGATCGTCGACCGCGGCGAATTCGTGGATCCGCAGTTCGTCGGCACCTGGGGCGCCTCGGACGAAGACATGTTCAACCAGCTGCATCGGCTGTTGAGCAGCGATGGCGAGCAGCCCACCTTCACCTTGGCCTTCACGGTGTCCAACCATACGCCCTGGGAATATCCCACCGGCCGCATCCAGCCGGACGGCAATCCCGCCACGGTCGAAAATACCGTCCGCTACGCCGACTGGGCACTCGGGCGCTTCTTCGAACAGGCCAGGAACTCGGCCTATTGGGAAAACACCGTTTTCCTGATCGCCGCCGACCACGATTCGCGCGTGTCGGGCGCCAGCCTGGTGCCGGTACGGCACTTCCACATACCGGCGCTGATCCTGGGCGCCGACGTGGCCGCGCGCCGCGATGACCGCATCATCAGCCAGGTCGACCTGGCGCCCACGCTGTTGTCGCTCATGGGCGTCGAAAGCCGCCATCCCATGCTGGGCCGCGACCTGACGCGTGCCCTCCAGGAAGGCGACCCGGGCCGCGCGATCATGCAATACGGCGACAACTACGGGTACCTGAAAGGCGATCGCCTGCTGGTGCTGGGTCCGCAGAAGGCGCCGGTGCAGTACCGCTACGGGCAGCCCGAAACGTATGAAGCCGCCCCTGTCGACGCCGGTCTCGTGCGCGAAGCCCTGGCCCACGCGCTGTGGCCCAGCTGGGCGTATCGCGAAGGCCGCTACGCGTTGCCCGCACTGCACGGCTCGGCGAGCCGGACCGCCCCATCACTGCGCAGCGGGCTCGAAAGAGCCTGA
- a CDS encoding response regulator, with amino-acid sequence MTDKTLQILIVDDNEMASELLSEFVELLGHAAQTTATAGEAITACASRCPDVVITDIVLPDLDGYELAARLRATYGKGLRILALSGLPRNNDRVEAVNFDAWLEKPLDLSVLERLLGTPGEKTT; translated from the coding sequence ATGACCGACAAAACCCTCCAGATCCTGATCGTGGACGATAACGAGATGGCGTCGGAACTGCTGTCGGAATTCGTCGAACTGCTGGGCCATGCCGCGCAGACGACGGCCACGGCCGGCGAAGCCATTACCGCCTGCGCGTCGCGCTGCCCCGACGTCGTCATCACCGACATCGTGCTGCCCGATCTGGATGGCTACGAGCTGGCCGCGCGCCTGCGCGCCACTTACGGCAAGGGACTTCGCATTCTTGCGCTGAGCGGCCTGCCGCGGAACAACGACCGGGTAGAGGCTGTCAATTTCGACGCCTGGCTGGAAAAACCGCTGGATCTGTCCGTGCTGGAACGCCTGCTGGGTACTCCTGGGGAAAAGACGACATAA